From Thalassotalea psychrophila:
GCAATTAGGAAAGAAAGGATAATGATCTACGGGCTTAAGCTCAATAATATTTACTTTACTTACTTTATCAGATTCAACTTTTTGTTCAATTTCAAAGTAAAACCACCAACGTTCGTTAAATGATGTTAATTCTATATAAGGATAACTTCTTATTTTCCAACTACCTTTGAGATGATCTTTTCGTTCGTTAGTTTTGTTGAGAAAAGTCAGTTGATAAGTATTATCTTTGTTTAAACGAAGGTTCACTAAAGTATCGCAATTTCGGCTTTCGTAATCATTAGCCAGATCTTGATTAGCAATTTTATCTTTTTGTTTGACTCCTTCTGGGAGTATAAACAAACCAACACTATCTTTGCTATACCAATGATTCCCTGATACAAGCGCTTCTACGTTAGGGATAGCCCAACCTAAATCAGAAAGTGAATTTATTAATATATCTAGAGTTTTATCACCCTTAATAAATGGCGAATAAAGCAGAGTTGATTGGTTAATTGTTTCAGGAAAAGAGAGTGTATTAGTAATAACTTTAAAGTTAGACTCATCCAGTTTTGAACTGATTTTTTCAATTTCAGTATCTGATAAATAACGCGTATATAAATGAACTTCTGTAGAAGAACAAGCAACAAGAGAAATACTAAGTATTACAACACTCAAAAACTTCATTAAATCGCATCCCTCCGTATATGCCTAACGCCCTGTTAAGAGGCTGATAATAGTTTGCTAAAATGTGAAGCGAAGCGAAACCGAGAAAACTGTTAGCAGTCCCGCTTTAAATTCTTGTTATGCGTAAACTACTCTCCGCCACCGCCGCCATCACCACCAAAATCTCCACCAGTGCCATCGTCTCCGCCACTATAATATGAAGAACCGAAAAGCGCCCCAAAAATCCCTATTCCTGATACGGAAGTAATTGTATTGCTCATTGATTCGGTAGATTCATTATCAGGGGTATTGGCTTTGGAAGTCGCAACGTCGCAATACATTAAATATGCGTAATGTATATGCCTTTTATCAAAGCCCATTTCATCTATGGTTTTATCAACTTGACCTTTTGTGTAAGTTGCTGAGCCGCCATACCTTTTAGCTAATGCAGGGCGAAGTTTGTACTTATACTTTCTAATAGTCGACTTTTTACCAAACATTGATAAAACTCCTTTTACGCATAACGCCCATTTAAGGGGCAAATAAGGCTTGGCTTAAATCGGGCACGCAGTGACAAAGACCAAGCTTTATTTGTCCTGTTTTAGTGCCTTGTTAGGTGCTAATTTCAATATTTTGTGGAGAGACACCTGCCCCTATAATTATTGACCATGACCTGACCTGCCAATTTTTTACAAGACCGTTTAAGACATAAGGATCTCGTTTGGCAAAACTTTCCGCAACGTCTGGAGAGTCACCCTCAAAAAGTAAAACGGCTCCATCATTAGGTTCGGTTAGCGCTCCACCCAATCTCAGTTCACCGCGATCTACAGCAGATAAAGCTAGTTTAATATGAGCATCACGAAATTCAGTCCTTCGCTCTATATAATCAGATACAACATCATATGTTAGTAGAAAATACATATTGGATTTCAACTCCCTTTACACCTAACGCCCTGTTAACGGGCTAAGTAAAGCTGGCTAAAATAGTTGAGGCACGAAACACAGCCAGCTTTATGTGTTACGTTAAACAGCTTGTTAGTTTGAGTAACCACGCTTCCGCCAGTTTACTGGCCACAAGCTATTGGTAAACATACACTTTTTACAATTTATCTACTGTACTTAAAAAGAAAACAAAATGGAAATGATTAGGTAGGTTAAGCGCTGATTTTAAAAAGTATCTACTCAAAAAAAGCGCTTACTTCAACTTGAAAACATTCCTTGTTTTTAACTCTTAAAGATAAAACAAACTAACGCATTAATAACCGGCTAATATTTTCTGTGTCCGGCGCTGAAGGCGCGTAGTTGATTGATTTGTTATACGTCGGCACCTAAAGAGTAAACCGCTTTCCTTCTATCGCGATATTAAATCCTGCAGATTTTACCTTCTGACTTTCCACACTATTTGGATTCAACATAGGGTTAGTATGATTCATGTGTATAAACCATACCTTTTTGCGATCTTCGCGAGAAAGCTGTTTTAGGGTTTCCATGGTTTCAGTAACGAATGGGTGTGGTATCAAAGACATGTCGCGACCAGGTAATTCTCCATCTGCAAAAAAACCCGCGTCAAGAAAAGCATAGTCCACCGTTGTTACTAACTTTGCGATATCCGTTTTCCATTCGTGCCACTTATTTATGTCTGGGATAAATATTGCAGACTTGTCTGGACCAACTATTCGATATCCTACAGTTTCAGAGTATTCGTCTCTGTGCGGCACTAAAAAAGGTGTTACTTTCACGCTACCTAATTTTTGCACTCCGTTGTCTTGCAAGGGTACTAAGGATATGTTTTTGTATTTAACAAGCTGGCTCCACGGTCCGTTTGTTTCCAAAAATCGTGCCATTCTAGGCATAGAAAATACAGGCACATTTGATGCCCCCATCGCCTCATGGCCTAAGAACATTAGCCCGGTGTAATGACCGATATGTGCGTGAGTAAGGAATATTCCTGAAAACTTAAAGTTCTCCAAAGGTGCCTCTAACTCTAAATCATAAAGTTGCGACGGGAAATTTGGTGTAGCTTCAAACATATATTTTGTCTTAGCCTGAGGGTCAATCAAACCAAGTGAGACGGCTCCCCGCCTGAGGCCGATATTTTTCCAACCGGGGATACAATGAACTTCATAACAGCCAGCTTGAGGATAACCTGCGTCTTGAGCCACACCAAGAACGTAGATATAAGGACTCTCACTATTAGATGAAGCAGCAAAACTGACAACTCCGAAAAGGCTCACTATTAATATTATTTTGAAGAGTAACGATCTCATAGTAATCCTCTATTCTCAATTGTGGTGTCAGTAAACGTATAACGCTGAGTTAACCGGCAGGCCGAAGCGTAGCTTTGGGCTGTCGGGCAGCCGTAGGCTGCGAAGTTGAACGTTTTGTTATGTGTTTGCTTCAATTCCGATTTCCTATACTGGGACTTAGTTTTGGTTACTATCGGTGAGCCGATATAAAACTACTAGTACTAGTCAGTCTCGATGTATTTGTCCATCTTGATGGCAAACCCAGGAACATAATTTTGTTTTGCCTCTTGATGCCACCACTTTCGGACCTCTGGTGTTGAGAACCAATTCATTAGTTCGTAAGACATAGCATCAATCACGCCATCTAGATCATCATCATTAAAATATAAATCCGCATCAAATTGGCTGTCGACATCTTCCAGCCAGATCACATACATTTCGACCAAAGCAATAAATCTCTCTAGGTCCACGCCATCTAGGGACTGTCCACTTATTCCTTTGCGATAGATTATTGCCAGCTCGGCGTCTTGGGCAATAAGTTCAGGTATGCGCGTTGCGGCAGTGTTTGTACTATGAATAATCGTAGCGCGCGCAATCAAAGTATTTTGTCGTATTTGAGCAGCTACATAAATAAGTGAAGAAATAATGGCTATGACGCCGACGACTTCAGAAAGTGCGATAATTGCGTTCCAATTCATCTCGTTACTCCTCTAGACACATAACGCCCTAATAATGGGCAAATATCAGTTGGTTAAAATAAGCGGCGAAGGAGCAAAAACCAACTGTTATTTGTCCTGATTTATTTGCTTGTTAGGTGAAAAACTCCATTAATTCATTTACGATCCCTGAAGGGTCTTTAAAAGCGGCATAGCGACCCCACCTATTTTCATTAGGTGATTTATGGATAAAAACTACACCTTTAGATTTTAACTCATTAATTTTTTCATCCAAGTTACTGACAGTAAGCACCAATGATGAATTTGAGTTATATCCGTGCTCATAGCTTTTTGCTTCCATTGTACCTTGAAACATAAACACATTATGTGAACCACTTTTAAGCTTTAAACTGTCTTCATGTTCTTCAACAAGTGTTAGACCGAGAATACCAACGTAGAAATCTCTCGAAACAAGTAGATCATGAACGACTAATAAAGTTGATGGATTATCCATAGAGGCTAAGTCTCCTTTCACCTAACGCCTTACTAAGCGGCGCGAAATAGTTTGCTTAAATTGCGAGGAACGAGCGCTAGCAAACTGTTTAGCGTCCGTTTGAGTAACTTGTTAGCCATTTTTAGGTAATGCATCATATGCGTCTTTGACTACTTCATATCCATATACACGTTCTAGTTTTCTAACAATAAAATGGCCTCTAGCCATGTCTTGAAAGTGATCAATAAATAAAGTATTTATTATTGCGCCGCCAGCTGCACCAATAGCAGGAACTGCTTGTGCAGCTGCTTTTTGAGTAACTTGAACACCAAACTTTTCAGCGATTTTAGCAATTAATTTAATTAAAATAGGAGCTGCTTCATCGGTAATACCTTTTTTTAGAATAAATTCTGCAGCTTCAGCAACTGACTTTGCTAGTGCTGCTCTTATCGCAAAATATCCCGACTCACTGCCATCATCTAGATCACTTGGCCCACCCAATGCAAACACCTCTAAACAAGCCATTTGAGTTTCAGGTGTTGTAATCGATTCACCTTCGCTACGAGCAATATCAGCTATAGAACGCAACATTATTGATGTTGAAATGGGTAGTTCAACAGCTATCGCCGCCAAGCCAAAGAAACCGCCGACACCACCACTAACTGCAACTCCCAACTTATGCCAAATATTAGACGATTCTTCACCAGGAATATCTTTCATCGTAAATATCGCAGCATCAGATGCCTTAATTAGAGACTTCTCTGTCACTTTAGCTATATTTTTACTCCAATCATCAGGAAGTAAATCTAAACCCTTTTCAATAGGAGTACCTATAAGATTAGTTATTTTTGCAGCAAGTCCCGGGTTCTCTAATAAAGATTTTGCAACTAAAAGCTCTTTTTCATGTGACTCAGAAATGTTCAAGTAAACTCCTTAATGGCTAGCGGGCGCAAAATTGTTGGCTAAAATTAGCGAAGAATGAGCGCAAGCCAACTGTTTTGCGTCCACTTTGAGCGACTTGTTAGCTTTCATACCCCAAGCCGCCCATGTATGACGGAATTTCCATTAGAGACTTAACTCTATCTTGCTCGTTATCTGTTAAGTGCCGACAAATATATGGATAGACCTTAATCATAAATGTTTTTAAATTTTCAAATGCCTCGTCAGAATATTCAATACCATCTCTTAGTTCATTGAATGTACTCATGACCCACTTTATAAATACAGTAGGCATCATTACATCTGAAATATCTTCCCAGCCATCACTTACATCTGATCGTTGCTTTCTGATATGGCGCGAAAGTACGTCATCACAATGACCACGGCACGTCCAGTAAACAAATTCATAACGCTTGGGCTCTTTTTCATAATCGACTCGTATTTTATTCCAGAGCTGAATAATCCCTTTGTCATCTTGCTCAAATAATTCTTTATCACAGACTTTACAATGAAGCTTCGGATCTTCTGCAAAAATTTGGGCTGGCTTGGGGTTGTTCGTTTTCCACTTATCAAGCGATTGGGGGAAGTATCTCTCAGCTATTTCCAATCCTTTTGCTGAATGTAATAAATTACTTTCTATTTTTTCATAGTCAAAAACTTGTGTTTCAATTTTCCCATCTAAACCTTGGAGGTTTCCTGCTAGCCCTGCGCTAGCAAGAGTTGAATAAAAGCCAATAAATCCATCACACTCATTTGCTTCAACACGATCTCTAATATTAGAATCATCGCTTGGTTTCACTGAACTTCCACTATGAGCTTTATGCTTACAACTAACCAACCATTTAACTAGGGTTTCTCCACCGACACCTGTTCGTTTTTCCAATACTACTAAATCGACACCACCATCAGCACCTCTATCAGGATCAGTTAAAATTTCATATCCAACAAAAGCTAAAAAGTCTCTAGAGAAAAGTTCAAATTGATCTTGTTGCCCTGTAGCAATATGCGCTTCTGGGATTTCTTTGAAGTCTAAAACAGCCAATGAGGCCTCCTTTGAAAGCTAACGTCCAAATAACGGGCAAAAGAGCTTGGCTATAATTAGTGAGGAACGAACTAAGCCAAGCTTTCTTAGTCCATTCGTTAATTTTCTTGTTAGCAGCCACTAAGCACCATGACATTTTTTATACTTTAAACCACTACCACACGGACAAAGTTCATTTCTAGTTACTTTCTGCTGAGACTTTTTTCTTAAACGCTCTTTTAATGATGCAACTAATTTCGAAGATTTTGGATCTATTCTCAGCATTTCGTCATAATGCTGTAAAGCTTTATCGTGCTCTCCCATATATTCAGTTAGAAAACTA
This genomic window contains:
- a CDS encoding DUF6559 family protein; amino-acid sequence: MFGKKSTIRKYKYKLRPALAKRYGGSATYTKGQVDKTIDEMGFDKRHIHYAYLMYCDVATSKANTPDNESTESMSNTITSVSGIGIFGALFGSSYYSGGDDGTGGDFGGDGGGGGE
- a CDS encoding YciI-like protein, translating into MKSNMYFLLTYDVVSDYIERRTEFRDAHIKLALSAVDRGELRLGGALTEPNDGAVLLFEGDSPDVAESFAKRDPYVLNGLVKNWQVRSWSIIIGAGVSPQNIEIST
- a CDS encoding MBL fold metallo-hydrolase, translating into MRSLLFKIILIVSLFGVVSFAASSNSESPYIYVLGVAQDAGYPQAGCYEVHCIPGWKNIGLRRGAVSLGLIDPQAKTKYMFEATPNFPSQLYDLELEAPLENFKFSGIFLTHAHIGHYTGLMFLGHEAMGASNVPVFSMPRMARFLETNGPWSQLVKYKNISLVPLQDNGVQKLGSVKVTPFLVPHRDEYSETVGYRIVGPDKSAIFIPDINKWHEWKTDIAKLVTTVDYAFLDAGFFADGELPGRDMSLIPHPFVTETMETLKQLSREDRKKVWFIHMNHTNPMLNPNSVESQKVKSAGFNIAIEGKRFTL
- a CDS encoding VOC family protein: MDNPSTLLVVHDLLVSRDFYVGILGLTLVEEHEDSLKLKSGSHNVFMFQGTMEAKSYEHGYNSNSSLVLTVSNLDEKINELKSKGVVFIHKSPNENRWGRYAAFKDPSGIVNELMEFFT
- a CDS encoding EcsC family protein, with translation MNISESHEKELLVAKSLLENPGLAAKITNLIGTPIEKGLDLLPDDWSKNIAKVTEKSLIKASDAAIFTMKDIPGEESSNIWHKLGVAVSGGVGGFFGLAAIAVELPISTSIMLRSIADIARSEGESITTPETQMACLEVFALGGPSDLDDGSESGYFAIRAALAKSVAEAAEFILKKGITDEAAPILIKLIAKIAEKFGVQVTQKAAAQAVPAIGAAGGAIINTLFIDHFQDMARGHFIVRKLERVYGYEVVKDAYDALPKNG
- a CDS encoding restriction endonuclease, whose amino-acid sequence is MAVLDFKEIPEAHIATGQQDQFELFSRDFLAFVGYEILTDPDRGADGGVDLVVLEKRTGVGGETLVKWLVSCKHKAHSGSSVKPSDDSNIRDRVEANECDGFIGFYSTLASAGLAGNLQGLDGKIETQVFDYEKIESNLLHSAKGLEIAERYFPQSLDKWKTNNPKPAQIFAEDPKLHCKVCDKELFEQDDKGIIQLWNKIRVDYEKEPKRYEFVYWTCRGHCDDVLSRHIRKQRSDVSDGWEDISDVMMPTVFIKWVMSTFNELRDGIEYSDEAFENLKTFMIKVYPYICRHLTDNEQDRVKSLMEIPSYMGGLGYES